A region of the Silene latifolia isolate original U9 population chromosome 9, ASM4854445v1, whole genome shotgun sequence genome:
GTCCGGGAGAAGTATCTTTCTAGATTAATTAAGTTGCTTGGCCTGGTACTTTCAGAAAGTGTACTATATATAATAAACAATGAGGATTTACAAAGCAAAATGTTGTCAAACAGAAACCAGAAGACAAAAAATGTTCATTCAAATTCGTTCACATTTTTATAATACTTGCATCCTGCTGTCATTGCAGAATTTCGGAGGTAGCAACAATGCAAGAACTAGTTTCAGTTCCAGTACAAGTGACTATGAGCGCTATGACCGACCACGAAAGAAAGCAGAACCTGCATATTCATTTGTAGGAATGCACTGTATTTTTGATCAGTGCAAAGCTGCAGGTGATAATTCATCTTGGTTAAGTTAAAGAGTCTTGTAGGAGTTAACTGTGGACCTGTGGTATTAATTTTAATTAGCTTGCGTGCAGTTACTGTATTGAAGTTTGGTCACATGAGCTCTGATTTACTTGCATATGGAGCTGCTGATGGATCTCTGACTGTGTGCTCCGTCTCCGAGTCACCTTCTGTCACCAAACAATTGCTGGGGCACTCTAAAGATGTCACAGGTTAAGTGAACCTGCACTGTCTGTATAGCTGCATCTTGGGTCTACACACTACACTTATTCCAGTGTTTGCTGGCATAAAATAGCAGTCCTACTTAACTATTTAAGTTTATATTTGCTTGATTAGCAGTGTTGAGAGTGAGATTCTGTTTTCTCTTGTGATTTCTTACCAAATTATCAAAATCCTCTTTATGTATTGTGTTTTTAGGATTGAATATGTAGGTCAGAGAGTGATGATTCAATTCCAGCTAGATATATACAGTAGATCAAACTGAGAGTTTGTGTTACTGTTTTCATTTTTCCAGACTTTGACTTCACAACCAACAACCAGTACATCGCATCAACATCTCTCGATAAAACTGTGAGAGTGTGGGACATTTCCAGAGGCCTCTGTATTCGAGTAATCTATGGGGTCTCATCACAATGGTGTATTCGATTTCATCCTGTAAGTGCTGTAGGTTTAAAGTATCGATACATCATAGAAGTCCTATCTTTCCTTCACTATAGTGCATAATTATTAGTTACTGATTCTATTATGAAGGTACTGTATATGATAATCAAATTGCCGTtatcttattccatattttttaaTGCAGGTAAACAATAACTTCCTTTCCGTGGGGAATTCAAGTAAGGAAATTAACGTGAGTTTTATCTTTAACGGCAGCTTTGCTCATAAACTAGGCAATGTAAATGGCTTGTTGGAATGTAGTACGTTGCTTTATGATTTGGAATTAAtaattattttgtatgatttttgtAGGTCTACAATTTCAGTACCGGGAGGCTAATTAATAAACAGGTTGTGGATGATGAAGTTACTGCTATGGATCATGACCATACTGGCCAACTACTTTTTTGTGGTGATGCTCAGGTGATCATACTTTCTGTTGCTGCTAAAAGAAGTCTTCTTTATCAATATACTTCAGCTAGCATGCTGGTTTTTGCAGGGATGTATATATACTGTTAGAATGGACTCTCGTTCAGGACTTTTATCTCGTGTGCACCGTAATCGGAACGGAAGCAAACGCAAGTCTCGTGTGACAGTTGTGCAGTATCGGACTTTCTCTTTGCTTGCACGAGGTCCAGTTCTCTTGACATGCACTCAAGATGGAAGTTTGGCATTCTTCAGGTTTGGAGTGATGATGTCTATGAGTATATGATTTTATTTATTCTGTCTCCAGTTAGTTCTTTTGGGCTGAGTGAATTCGATGATGCGATTTCCTGCAGTGTTGCCTTAGAAGTACAGGGTTATCTAACACTTCGCTGCTCTCTCAAATTGACCCCACGAGTGCATAGAATCCAAGCTTCTTTCTGCCCTCTGTTGTCTCTTGAGAAAGGAGAGTATATAGGTTTGTTGGTCTGATTCCATCACCTTTTATAACATAACACTCTCGTCAACTCGTCTCCGTGAAGTTGCTGACTTTCTTGTGTTTTGATGAAGTTGCTGGGAGTGAGGACTCAAATGTATATTTCTACGACTTAACTCGGCCAAGGCATACTTGTGTCAACAAGTTGCAGGTGAGTTAGTATCCCTAACAAATTTTCCATCTTTCTCATCTAGAGATCCAAAATGCTAAGATCAAACCATATGAAATTGCAGGGTCATAGTTCGTCTGTAATAGGCATTACATGGAACTCCGGAGAGAACTTTTTGGCGTCTTCTGATTCTAGTGGTACAGTTATAGTATGGAAGAGGGCAAAGACGAGTTAACACTTGATCGTTGAGCAATTGTAGAATGAGCGAAGGAAAAGTGGTACATAAGGAGCCATTTCTTGTGGTTGGATGATGAATTACGCCGAAAGGTGTTAGTGACATGGGTGCCCTTCAAGTGAAAAGGCTGCATTTTTGGCTTTTGAGTGTACAGAACAACGCGCCATTGCCGTGTAGACTGTTGCTCCTTGCTATATAGACTATAGCATAATGTAGAGCATCATAGTGTGATACAAAGGCTGTATAATCAATGTTCAAGCTCTTTTGTGTGTTATTATGGATTTATGGGCTAATGGCGTTGTCTCGTAAACTGATTTCTAAAGAGAACAGTAAATTTCTATTTTTATTAAGCAGATCTTATTCATAGGATCATTCTATAAAACAACTTACAAAGTATACGAGCTTAAAATTCATGACAATAACTTGGGTGTTGATTTaccagttcatagactatacatctgaggtagtacctcttattgtttatgttccgggtgtaattccagagcaagtattgttaccacccgtggcttgtagaatgatgtcttgaatcggattcctcacgtctctatcgttcctttcggcctctcctgcaacaatgaacgaactgagggcttggctttgtgccaagcgtctttcactccgacgctcaagtcggtgAACTTAGTGGGATAAGTTGTTATTGCTTGGCTAaggatatattgtagagagataaggaagatattaccagatgaatagtgattcttgggttaatttatggatcctttcctcaatgaaggttgaggagtatttataggctttcaccttttgtcacgtagtggcgaAGTGGTCAAGTGGCTAGCGAGTGGAAAGACAGTTCTACCCTCTACCGATGGACCTATGGGCggggccgagggtcttggatatgagtacgcggatatgtgtcccattGGTGGTtactggccgagacccaggtgacgggccgatgggttgcatcatCGGCTAGTgcatctaagtcgttgacttgttgtggatatctttgacctttcTCAATATGTTGACTTTCGGGCGGCATGCTGAGAATACGCCCCATcagtttattttctgagttttattttaaagtttttgagttatgCTTTAGTATAAattttttgagcacatttactaaaacatttcactaaaaaaatataatattgttcaaaaactatatttataaatggtaatatgctcaggAAAAATGTGTATAAGCTCAAAAACTATAaggtctgaggtactacctcagatgcgtaatcctttttctcttgATTTACTTAGTAGGCATTTTATTCATCGTTACACTTTTGACTATTCCACCCTTCTCATTTCACAAGCTTAGTGTACTACGAGTACATTGAAAGAATtagaaaaaaaacctaaaaagcAAACACCCCCATTGCTGCTTCCCACCGCCGGCCACCACCCTTCCAACTGCCAGCGACCATTGATGCCGAAAACAATTAACCCACCAAATCGACCAAAATCTTCTCGTCGCCGGCGACATTAACGCCGTCCTCTCCCTCACCGCTCTTCCCCTTGCCATTTCTCCACCCACGATGCCATCCTATCACCATGACAATAGTTTATAATCATCACAAACCCTAAATGAAGAAAAAAGTCCAAAAGAATGCAAGAAAGAAATTAATTTAACTAACTCGTAAATGTTAATCAACTCAACTATATAGTCATTTCTTAAAAAAAGTTGGTCAAATTATAAAAATAGTACTCATAATCGAGATCGAATTCCAAGTCACTCCGTCCGCAACATAATTGCCATTGCGGGCAGATTTGCGGCTCCGTTACGCAAACATACAACATtagacagttttttttttttttctatttttttttttttagacagTTGGAGTTGGATGAAACGGTCCGTCTTGTCATCGTCGTGTTCGTGTTTGTCATCTCGTGTCTTATCTATTGCCAAACAAAACAAGCGTCAGAAAAATGGCGCAATTTTTATCTCCTTCCTATTTCATCTTTCATTTCTCTTTCTACTgttatcctcctcctcctcgccaATTAATCACGACTACTTAATCCCTTCATTTATCATTAATCACTCATTTGTCTTAATTAATCATCAAATGTTGTCAGCTAATCCAACAACTTCACCAACTACCTCCACCCCATCATCTTCTTCCCCAATTTTATCCTCAATTATTTCTAACCCTAATTTTCTCTCTCCTCCAAATTACCGCATCACCACCCGCCGCAACCACCGCCTCGATTTCTCCGCCGCCGCCTTTTCATCAAACTCCTCTTCATCTTTACCCAATTGGTTCAGATACCCCGGCACACGACGAGAAGACGCCGCTTTCGGCGGGAGTAGTAATACTAATAGTAATAGTAACAGtaataataacgataattatAATAGTGGTAATTATAATAATGGTAACACCAGTAAAAGAGAGGGTAAATGGTCAAGGGATAGAGAAAGTTACCTGATGGATAATTCCGACGCGCTTCCTCTTCCTATGACTTGTCCCGATACTACCCCTTGTTCTCCTGACGAGATTGATCGTCGTCTTCGTTGTGATCCTAACATTGAGGttattttcgtctttttttttcttgCTTTGACTTTTTATTTGACAATGCTCATGTTCTTTTTGTTAATTGAAGATTGGTCTTAGTGGCGGAGCACGGGTTTGAAGTTAGGAAAGTAAAATATTGATTGAAtagttttggaggtgaataaGTAATGCAATAGTGTAATTTTAGAAAGTCGAAAATTTTAACGAGAAAGTTCGTGTTTTTCGTTGTTTTGGGGGCTGCTAGTCCTCTTGCTCCGTCACTGATTGAATTGAATATCTGATGCACTTCTGATTTGTCATTTTATTGAGCGAACTATTGTAGTATTAGATTGGACTTGATCGTCAATTAGCTTAGACTTTTGGGTGAGAAAAGTTTGAATAGTTAGAGCTATGGCAACTTTTGATGAAGGGAAACGAAGACATCCAATTACGACATAACCCTTTGTTTGGATAGAGTGAAAGCAAAGGGACGTGAGGGAAATAGAGGGGATatcctttgtttggttagcaaaatagAGACGGAGAGATTTTtaggggagggaaaatgaatccttgcatttcttTACTCCGAGGCAAGTAAAAATCCTTCCATCAAAGGAACGATTTGGAAGAACAAAATGATCACTATTCAgcttgtgtgtgtttgtgtgtgcgCGCGCGATTTGGAAGAACAAAATGATCACTATTcagcgcgcgcgcgtgtgtgtgtcTCGTTTTGGTGATTTGATGAATTATTGATGCTTGAAGTCCTCTTTGGAAACAATTGACTTGTGGGCAGTTTGAGTTTCAAGCCTTCTTTAGTTGAGTCGTGGGTTTTGGATTGTAGGATTGCAGGCCGGTAGTCTACGAATGGACTGGGAAATGTCGGAGTTGCCAAGGGTCTGGTTATGTAAGCTATTTCAACAAAAGAAGGAAGGAGACAATTTGCAAGTGTGTACCTTGTCAAGGAATTGGTATGTTTTTGAAAATTTGCCGttatatttgtttttgtttgtctAATTAGTGACCGCCTCTGTCTGATCCATTTCTTTACAATTAGTCAAAATCGTTTTCACATAAAAGCTTCACTTCCCTTGATGTCTGCCAAAGTGCAAAATTTAACTCCTAACGATAGGAGGGAAGAGCAAGTAGTTCCAAAAGGTAGCATTGTTTTACAAGGATGATTTAACCATGATATGTTTAATATGAGGCTATGGAGTCATGGACGTAAGACGTTTGAAGTGACTAAAGCTAGATATTTATAGGTGACGACATAGTAATTGGTTCTTGTTCCTTTTGTATTTTGATACTGAGAGTCATTACTCCATTAGAATACACATCATTCCCTGGGTAAGGGAATTAGATGGATGGTGCATTTCCATCTAATTGTCCACAGTTACTCATAGGTAATCCCCCGGTCCCGGTGAATTTTGTACGTTTGATTTATACACTAAGATCATGGGAAGAGGTAAATTCTCGATTTTATCATTATGAGTCGTCACGACTCACGTGCTCTTCTCCCTCCCTCACTCAACCTGCTGGTTTCATCCTCCTTTCTGACTTCATTTCTTCCTCTCTTTCAACTGATTCATTTTCCTCAACTAACACAGAACAATAAAGGAAATTTCCATCACTATCTTCTTATAATTGTCCTCACTTGGACAGAAGAATCCAACAAAGAGTCGTTCTTCTGATTGTCAAAATAAACAGAAACAATCAGGCAACCATGCTCTTTCCTCACCTCTTTCCTCTTTGTAATTATCGCTACTTCCTCACCAAATAATGGGATCTCTTAAGTTCTTAACCCATATACAACCACGCTCATCTGGTGCCGGAGGTAGTATATGGGTGAGTCTGGGCCGATGAAGGCGTTACTTCAGCAGGGGCTTGAGGTGGACACGAAGATTGGGGGTCAGAATCTCTGTTTTGGGTTATGGTTGAATGGTCAAGTTTGGCGTGCCAT
Encoded here:
- the LOC141599348 gene encoding uncharacterized protein LOC141599348, with the protein product MKRSVLSSSCSCLSSRVLSIAKQNKRQKNGAIFISFLFHLSFLFLLLSSSSSPINHDYLIPSFIINHSFVLINHQMLSANPTTSPTTSTPSSSSPILSSIISNPNFLSPPNYRITTRRNHRLDFSAAAFSSNSSSSLPNWFRYPGTRREDAAFGGSSNTNSNSNSNNNDNYNSGNYNNGNTSKREGKWSRDRESYLMDNSDALPLPMTCPDTTPCSPDEIDRRLRCDPNIEDCRPVVYEWTGKCRSCQGSGYVSYFNKRRKETICKCVPCQGIGYVRKITARSDIDLMENLDDQRPP
- the LOC141599339 gene encoding uncharacterized protein LOC141599339, translated to MADQNESKIVQELGADDEQQSQRREKMEVDNNGDATSSSAQQQQQHKEEDKEHVYDPEVYSCLLQPIASDSDLRYVGIRRFLLYRKANSGVHQRFDWRCNGKGYVAYRNFINRPRNWENLLLQSQTSTPNQSGRWIASPAPLSLLFEADSYHSSRNFGGSNNARTSFSSSTSDYERYDRPRKKAEPAYSFVGMHCIFDQCKAAVTVLKFGHMSSDLLAYGAADGSLTVCSVSESPSVTKQLLGHSKDVTDFDFTTNNQYIASTSLDKTVRVWDISRGLCIRVIYGVSSQWCIRFHPVNNNFLSVGNSSKEINVYNFSTGRLINKQVVDDEVTAMDHDHTGQLLFCGDAQGCIYTVRMDSRSGLLSRVHRNRNGSKRKSRVTVVQYRTFSLLARGPVLLTCTQDGSLAFFSVALEVQGYLTLRCSLKLTPRVHRIQASFCPLLSLEKGEYIVAGSEDSNVYFYDLTRPRHTCVNKLQGHSSSVIGITWNSGENFLASSDSSGTVIVWKRAKTS